The region TCCTGCCCTGTGGCGCAGGAAAAACCATCGTCGGTGCCGCGGCTATGGTGGACGCGCAGCGCACGACTCTAATCCTGGTCACTAACACCGTTGCCGGCCGCCAGTGGCGAGACGAGCTGCTCAAACGTACCTCGCTTACCGAAGATGAAATCGGCGAGTACTCCGGTGAGAAGAAGGAAATCCGCCCCGTCACTATCGCCACCTACCAGGTCGTCACCCGCAAGACTAAGGGTGAGTACCGAGCTCTCGAGCTGTTCGACTCCCGCGACTGGGGTCTCATCATCTACGACGAGGTCCATCTCCTACCCGCCCCGGTTTTCCGCATGAGCGCCGACCTGCAGTCTCGCAGGCGCCTGGGCCTGACCGCCACTCTCGTCCGCGAGGATGGCCGAGAAGGAGACGTCTTCAGCCTGATTGGTCCGAAGCGCTATGACGCGCCATGGAAAGACATCGAGGCCCAGGGCTGGATCGCCCCCGCCGACTGCGTAGAAGTCCGCGTCACCCCCACAGAAGCCGAACGCATGGTCTACGCCACCGCAGAGGCAGCGGACCGCTACAGGCTCGCCGCAACGACTCCAACCAAGATCCCCGTCGTAAAGCAGATCCTTTCGCTTCACGACGGCGAACCGGCGCTAGTTATCGGAGCGTACCTGGACCAGCTGGAAGAACTCGGAGAGCAACTCGGCGCACCCGTCGTCGACGGCAAGACTTCTAATGCGAAGCGAGAGGAGCTGTTCGGCCAATTCCGCCGAGGCGAGCTGACAACATTAGTTGTATCCAAAGTTGCGAACTTCTCCATCGACCTTCCGGAGGCATCCGTCGCGGTACAGGTTTCGGGAACCTTCGGGTCCCGGCAGGAAGAGGCACAGCGACTTGGCCGGCTACTGCGCCCGAAAGCTGACGGAGGCGGCGCAGTGTTCTACTCCGTGGTGACCCGCGATACCCTTGACACTGAGTACGCGGCGCACAGGCAGCGTTTTCTCGCCGAGCAGGGCTACGCGTACAGGATTGTGGACGCCGACGAATACCTAGGCCCTTCCCTTCCTGGCGACGCAACCGGACCGACTGACAAATAGCAATTTGAGGATTCCATGAGCTTCCACTTCCCTGTCGACATCGCCCACACCAAGGCAAATAACGAGTACTACCGTGATGCCCGCCGGCTCATCGTATCCTCGGGTATCTTTTCTGCGCTGTTAATCATTGGCGCCGCGTTAATGATCCTTTTTCTGGACCGAACTCCGTTAGTACTCGGCGGAGCAATGGTCGTACTAGCGATAGCGATTCTCTACATCGGAGTGACCTTCCAGGTGCGGCGAAGCATAAAGCCACCACAGGAGCTCTACGACTCTTCGCCGCTGGTCCCGGCTGTCGTCGCCGAAGTTAACGAGCGGACAATGGTTCTGATGACCTTGGTCGATATTCGGAGGGATTTCACTGTTGGAAAGCCGAAGCGAGCCCTTGCTCTACGCACGGTAACCACAGTTTCCGGAGTACCGCGTCGAGTGGGCGCGCGCATCCCAGCGATTGCAGTAGCCGGTGCGCACAAGAGCGGCACGGAATTCTACGACGAGGTCACTCCGGTGCCAATTGCGTGGGCGACGAGGGATAAGAGCGTGATTGCGAAAGCTTCCCGTCAGATTGCTCACGACGATTGGACGCTACTCGAATCAAATATCAAACGAGTGGATGATGTCCGCGCGACAAAGCGCGACCTGCTTCTCCTATAGCACCCTTTTATTCCGGACGAGCGCCCCAGCTCGCCTCGTTCTCCCGGTCGATCGCCTCCTTGTCGTATTCGCCGGCAGGGTCTCCCGGCAGATCCCGCTCCGTATTAGTCACTTCCAGGATGAAACGCGCAGCATCAGTAATTTGCTGCCGTTGCACGGTCGGGACTGCTACCTGGTGGGTAGCCAAGAACTTCGAATTAGAAGTT is a window of Corynebacterium lactis RW2-5 DNA encoding:
- a CDS encoding DNA repair helicase XPB; the protein is MGFGTGPLIVQSDKTVLLEVDNPEADAARAALAPFAELERAPEHVHTYRITPLALWNARAAGHDAEQVVDVLERYSKFPVPQPLLIDVAETMDRYGRLSLTKHPAHGLILVSHDPAVLAEVTKHKKIRPMLGEKIDADTWTVHPSERGRVKQELLKVGWPANDTAGYIDGEAHPISWVGQAPSADPAPDGSWQLRDYQRMAADSFREGGSGVVVLPCGAGKTIVGAAAMVDAQRTTLILVTNTVAGRQWRDELLKRTSLTEDEIGEYSGEKKEIRPVTIATYQVVTRKTKGEYRALELFDSRDWGLIIYDEVHLLPAPVFRMSADLQSRRRLGLTATLVREDGREGDVFSLIGPKRYDAPWKDIEAQGWIAPADCVEVRVTPTEAERMVYATAEAADRYRLAATTPTKIPVVKQILSLHDGEPALVIGAYLDQLEELGEQLGAPVVDGKTSNAKREELFGQFRRGELTTLVVSKVANFSIDLPEASVAVQVSGTFGSRQEEAQRLGRLLRPKADGGGAVFYSVVTRDTLDTEYAAHRQRFLAEQGYAYRIVDADEYLGPSLPGDATGPTDK
- a CDS encoding DUF3239 domain-containing protein, coding for MSFHFPVDIAHTKANNEYYRDARRLIVSSGIFSALLIIGAALMILFLDRTPLVLGGAMVVLAIAILYIGVTFQVRRSIKPPQELYDSSPLVPAVVAEVNERTMVLMTLVDIRRDFTVGKPKRALALRTVTTVSGVPRRVGARIPAIAVAGAHKSGTEFYDEVTPVPIAWATRDKSVIAKASRQIAHDDWTLLESNIKRVDDVRATKRDLLLL